Within the Ensifer canadensis genome, the region CGAGTTTCCGGGCGACGGCCACAGCGGCCCGCTTGAAGCCAAGTCGCTCCCGCAGCTTAAGTCCCCAACTCTTGAGACTGCTCTCGGTCCTGGCACTGGTTCTCGTCAGCAGCGCTGTCGCCGCTTCATAAAGCAGCCCACGTAAACGATTGTCACCCCTTCGCGAGATATGGCCGTCACAATCGACTTCGCCTGATTGGTAGCGCCGGGTTGTCAACCCAAGCCAGGCGCCAACCGACCGCGACGTTCGAAAGTTTCCTGGGTCTTCAATTGCCGTAACGTAGGATACCGCCGTGACTGCGCCGATGCCCGGGATTGTCATCAACAGCTTCGTGGCTTCGCTCTCACGTGCCACTATCAGCAACTGGCGACCAAGATCGGCTGCGCGCTTGCGGATATCGTGCCACGCCTCCAAAAGAGGCAAGATAATCTTCGCAAGCTCGTTGTTCCCATCCAAAAGCTTCCGCACATCGCCATCAAACACTCGCCCCTTCGTTTTCGGGATGATCAGACCGAAGGTCTTCATCAGGCCGCGGATTTGATTGCCAAGTTGTGTCGAGATGTTCAGGAGTTGTTCGCGGGCAGCCACCAATGTGCGGGTCATCATAGCGTCAAACGACTTGACGCGAACCGCTTTGTAAAAGCCCGCTTCAGCGAGTTGCGCTAAACCATCCGCATCGTTGGCATCAGTTTTGTTGAGCGTCTCGTTCAGTACCTTTTGCGCGTGTCGCGCTTCAATGCAGATCGCCGGCAACCCCTCGCTCGTCAGCG harbors:
- a CDS encoding IS110 family transposase, giving the protein MNQYIGLDVSLKDTAISIREDGKRIWRGKCPSDPNLLAQMIRKKAPRAQRVVFETGPLSTWFYHALTSEGLPAICIEARHAQKVLNETLNKTDANDADGLAQLAEAGFYKAVRVKSFDAMMTRTLVAAREQLLNISTQLGNQIRGLMKTFGLIIPKTKGRVFDGDVRKLLDGNNELAKIILPLLEAWHDIRKRAADLGRQLLIVARESEATKLLMTIPGIGAVTAVSYVTAIEDPGNFRTSRSVGAWLGLTTRRYQSGEVDCDGHISRRGDNRLRGLLYEAATALLTRTSARTESSLKSWGLKLRERLGFKRAAVAVARKLAVIMHSMLKTGEVFNASAGATI